GGTCAACTGGCCGGCCACATCGACCTCAAGACCCTGCGAGCGCACCAGTCCCGCCGTCTTGACCACGCTTTCACCACCGATAGTCTCGGAATAGGCGACATTTTTCTTACGAGCGGAAAACAGCGCGACATTGGCGCTCAAGCCGTCCAGAAGCTCGAATTTGCTGCCAATCTCGTAGGATGTCCCCTCTTCCGGGTCGAGATTGCCATAATAGCTTGAGATCGACGATTGCGGGCGGAAAGTCCGGGCCGCATTGGCGTAGAGCGATATCTGCGGCGTCAGCTTGTAGACGATACCGCCATTGGGAATAAGCGCATCGCCATTGCTATCAGTATTGGCATTGAAGGGCCGCCCCTTACCCGCATAGAGATCGTAATATTGGTAGCGCAGACCGCCGACCAAAATCCATTGATCGGTCAGGTGCAGGCTGTCCTGCATATAGACGGAGGCCGTTGATAATTGCTCCGTCTGATCACTATCGGAAGCAGAAACCGTGCTGCATTGCGCCAGATTGCCGTAAACCGGATTGTTAATGTTAAAATTGCTGGAATTGGCGCAACGCAGCATGTCGGTACGCAGCGTATCGCTGTAATCGTAGGAAACGCCGAACAACAGGTCGTTCTGCAAACCGCCGATCTCGACTTCGCCGGTCAGGTCGGCCCTGACTGCATGATTGTAGCTGGTGGAATATTGCGTGGCATCGGCGCGACGCGTCACGGCACCGGTTGCGGAATTATAGCCGGTGACGCGAGCCTGATTGTCGGAATATTCATTGCGGCTATAGGCATAGTTCAGGGACAGTTTCCAGTCCTCGCTCACCTGCCGGTCAATTGACAGCTTAGCCAGATCTGATGTGCCATCGGTAATGTTATATGTCTCATCCAGCCGGGTGCGGCGGCTCAGATCCACCGCATGACCGGTGGTCAGATCGAAGATCGTGCCACGGTCGAAGGGCACGCTGTAATCGTCATGCATATAGGAGACGGTAACCTCGGTATCCTCGCCACTCCAGCTCAAGGACGGCGCGATCATCCATTTCTTGGTCTCACCGAAATTGCGCCAATAATCGCTCTTCTGGCCTTCTGCGATGAAACGATAGGAAAAGTCGGTCCCGGAAATTGGTCCAGTCACATCCAGACCCGAGGTCGATCCATATTTGCCAGCGCCATATCCGGTGACGCTGCTGTAGACTTCGCCGGAAAACACGTCCTCCGGCTTCTTGGTGACCACATTGACCATGCCACCGGGATCGAGAATGCCGTAAAGGGTTGAGGCCGGGCCTTTCAGCACCTCGACACGGTCGGTGGTGGCGTTGAAGGAAAATGGCAGCGCAGTTTTCATCCCATCGGTCAGGATCGAGCCGTCCCGATTGTCGCCGAAGCCACGGCGAATGACGGCATCCTGCGTGCCGCCCAGCGTATTGGCCTGGGTAATGCCGCTGATATTGGCAAGCGCATCGTCCAGCGAGCGGGCGCCCTGGTCCTTCAATGCCTCACCGCTCACCACGTTGACCGCCTGCGGCACATCCAGCAGCGGCGTATCCGTTCGGGTTGCGGTGCTGGTGGACAGGGGCTGATAACCGCGCGTCGATTTTTTGCCCGTCACTGTAATGGTCTGAAGCACTGTCGTGCCAGCCGTATCCCCGACTTGACCGGAGACATCTTCGGCCTTGGCTGGCAAAGCGACGGATGCCAGCAGGAGCGTCGCTATCATCCGACCACGGCTTTTGCCGTTGCCACGTATCAGTCTCACCGCTTGCCCCACCGCTTTACCCCCGAAATTTCACTGTCATCCGCTTGTTCTCTGGGCTTTTCCAATTGATGAATGTAGTAGTCAACTTTAAAACCAAGTGGTAGCCGGGTAAAAAGGCCGCTAAAGCGGCGTATACACGGAAAACCGGATGGGCAGCCTGCCCTTTGCGGCAGGTATTCAACGGTTTTGGTGGAGAAATGCCCGATCTGGACACTGAATGCGGACGACTACTACAGGATCAGGAGCACAGCCAAGGAATGGGCAGGCAAGGCGAACGGACCGGCAAATCACGGCGCATCGACCGGTATGGCGAGCGGCTGAAAAAGCGCCGCGATCAGCTGTCACCGGGCCTGCTGACCGTCGCCGATTATATCGATGGCCATCGCCATGCGGTGTTGAGCAAATCGGCGCTGGAAATCGCCTTTGAGACCAGTACATCCGATGCCACCGTGATCCGCGCCATTCAGGCTCTGGGCTTTCGCGGCCTGATCGACCTGAAGGAAACGCTGAAAGCCTATCTGGGCGAAACCGATTCCCCTATCGAGAAAATGGCCGCGACCACGGATGATATCAGCGGTAACAGCGATGCCGCCGTGGATTTCGTGCTGGAAAACCAGCAGACTGCGCTGGCGGCACTGGCAAGCCCGGAAAACCGCGCCGCCCTTTCCAAGGCAGCCCTGCTGATGGCCGAGGCCCGCGCTATCGGGGTTTTCGGCATCGGCGCATCCGGCATTATCGCCAGTTATGGCGCAAGGCTTTTTTCGCGCTCCGGGTTTCCCTCCTATGCGCTCAACACCACAGGAATTTCGCTGGCCGAACAATTGCTCGGGCTTGGCACCGGCCATGTGCTGGTCATGCTGCTGCATGGCCGACCGCATCGCGAAGCCATGACGGTGATTTCCGAGGCCAAACGGCTGGACGTGCCGCTGATCCTGGTGCTGGGGCAGGCCGAAAGCGTGCTGCGCCAGCATGCCAGCGTCAGCCTCGTCGTTCCGCGCGCCAAAAGCGAGCAGGTGGCGCTGCATGCGCCCTCACTGGTGGTGATCGAAACCCTGGCGCTAGCGCTTTCGGCTCTCAAACCGGAACGGACGCTGGAAACGCTGAACCGGCTGGTGGAGCTGCGCAGCGCCATTCGCCCCGACAAGCGCGGGTAACGACTTGATTATGCCGCGTGCAGGCCGGGCGCTTCCTGCCCGGTGCGCTCCACATATTCGGTATAACCGCCGCCATATTGATGGATGCCATCCGGCGTCAGTTCCAGGACGCGGTTGGACAAGGCGGCCAGAAAATGCCGGTCATGGCTGACGAACAGCATGGTGCCTTCATAGGCCGACAGCGCCTTGATCAGCATTTCCTTGGTGTCGAGATCCAGATGGTTGGTCGGCTCGTCCAGAACCAGCAGATTTGGTGGGTCGAACAACATGGCCGCCATCACCAACCGGGCTTTCTCGCCGCCCGACAGCACCCGGCAGCGCTTTTCAACATCGTCGCCGGAAAAACCGAAGCAACCGGCCAATGCCCGGAGCGGGGCCTGCCCTGCCTTCGGAAAGCTTTCCTCCAGCCATTGCAATACGGTGCTATCGCCATCCAGAACATCCATCGCATGCTGGGCGAAATAGCCGAGCTTGACGCTGGCGCCGATGCTGACCGTGCCTTGATCCGGCTCGGTCGTGCCGGCAACCAGCTTCAGCAGCGTCGATTTTCCAGCGCCATTGATACCCATGATGCACCAGCGTTCGCGCCGGCGGACCATGAAATCCAGCCCCTGATAAATCGTCCGGCTGCCATAGGCCTTGTGGACATTCTTGATATTGATGACGTCGTCACCGGAGCGAGGCGCGGGCAGGAAGTCGAAAGCCACAGTCTGGCGGCGGCGCGGCGGCTCGACCCGGTCGATCTTGTCGAGTTTCTTCACACGGCTCTGCACCTGCGCGGCATGGGAGGCGCGCGCCTTGAAACGCTCGATGAACTTGATTTCCTTGGCCAGCATTGCCTGCTGACGCTCGAATTGCGCCTGCTGCTGCTTCTCATTCTGGGCGCGCTGGCCCTCGTAAAAACCATAGTCGCCGGAATAGCTGGTCAGCGAGCCGCCATCGATCTCGATAATCTTGGTGACGATCCGGTTCATGAACTCGCGGTCATGCGAGGTCATCAACAAGGCGCCATCGTAATTCTTCAGGAAGCTTTCCAGCCAGATCAGGCTTTCGAGATCGAGATGGTTGCTCGGCTCGTCAAGCAGCATCACATCGGGCCGCATCAGCAGAATACGGGCCAGTGCCACGCGCATCTTCCAGCCACCCGACAGCTTGCCGACGTCGCCATCCATCATTTCCTGGGAAAAGCTCAACCCATCCAGCACCTCGCGCGCCCGGCCTTCCAGAGCGTATCCATCCAGCTCTTCATAACGGGCCTGCACCTCGCCGTAGCGCTCGATGATCGCATCCATTTCGTCCATCCGGTCGGGGTCCGACATGGCGCCTTCCAGCTCGCGCAATTCTGCCGCCACTGTGCTGACAGGCCCGGCACCGTCCATGACCTCGGCGACCGCCGAACGTCCGGACATTTCGCCGACATCCTGGTTGAAATAGCCGATGGTCACACCTTTTTCGGTCGCGACCTGGCCTTCATCGGGCAATTCCTCGCCGGTGATCATCCGAAACAGCGTGGTCTTGCCAGCGCCGTTCGGCCCGACCAGGCCGATCTTCTCCCCCTTGTTCAGGGCGGCGGAGGCCTCGATGAACAACAGGCGATGGCTGTTCTGCTTGGAGATATTTTCAATACGGATCATGTCACAAGGCCTGGAAACGGTGGTTTTCGCGCCTTATGGCACGGCTTGCGCGTCCTGTCGCGCCCATTTCTCCATCCGATGCTTCGGAATGGCCGAGGCATAGCGACCTTACAGTGTCTGCGATTGTCTCAAATCCGTCAAATGCCTGAATTATCGCGTATTTGCCATGTCACTCGCAGGAAAGCCTCCTGCATAGAGCCCGATATAACGGCACAGGTAGAACTCATGCTTGACTTTGGAGGGCTGGCGACGAAAAAGCTGGCATTCACTATGCTTCGACGCGACACGCTTTTCCGTGACTGGCGGAAAAGCTAAAGGAGACGGCCCTCGTGCAGTTTGCATCCGCAGCCCGGCATCTATTGTCTTTCCTCGGGTTGAAGACATCAAAGAAAACATTGATCGAGCGTCAAATCGATCATCTCAAGTCATTCGTGAGCTACGAGCCTTCCGGTGGGCGCCCTCCCCTGGACACTCTGGATATGTCCCGGCTGCGCATCACCTGGGTCATTCCGGATTTCATGCCGGGAGCGGGCGGCCATATGACGATTTTCCGGATCGCAAGCTATCTTGAACGCTTCGGTCATGACGTTCGCTTCCTGGTGCAGAATCCGAAGGTTCATAAAACCGCCGAGGCCGCACTGGAAACGATCAATACCCATTTTCAGCCGTTTTCCGGATCCCTTGATCTATTCAAGGGTGCAACACCGCAGGCTGAGGGCGATGCGTTGATCGC
The nucleotide sequence above comes from Agrobacterium vitis. Encoded proteins:
- a CDS encoding MurR/RpiR family transcriptional regulator; translation: MGRQGERTGKSRRIDRYGERLKKRRDQLSPGLLTVADYIDGHRHAVLSKSALEIAFETSTSDATVIRAIQALGFRGLIDLKETLKAYLGETDSPIEKMAATTDDISGNSDAAVDFVLENQQTALAALASPENRAALSKAALLMAEARAIGVFGIGASGIIASYGARLFSRSGFPSYALNTTGISLAEQLLGLGTGHVLVMLLHGRPHREAMTVISEAKRLDVPLILVLGQAESVLRQHASVSLVVPRAKSEQVALHAPSLVVIETLALALSALKPERTLETLNRLVELRSAIRPDKRG
- a CDS encoding TonB-dependent siderophore receptor, which translates into the protein MIATLLLASVALPAKAEDVSGQVGDTAGTTVLQTITVTGKKSTRGYQPLSTSTATRTDTPLLDVPQAVNVVSGEALKDQGARSLDDALANISGITQANTLGGTQDAVIRRGFGDNRDGSILTDGMKTALPFSFNATTDRVEVLKGPASTLYGILDPGGMVNVVTKKPEDVFSGEVYSSVTGYGAGKYGSTSGLDVTGPISGTDFSYRFIAEGQKSDYWRNFGETKKWMIAPSLSWSGEDTEVTVSYMHDDYSVPFDRGTIFDLTTGHAVDLSRRTRLDETYNITDGTSDLAKLSIDRQVSEDWKLSLNYAYSRNEYSDNQARVTGYNSATGAVTRRADATQYSTSYNHAVRADLTGEVEIGGLQNDLLFGVSYDYSDTLRTDMLRCANSSNFNINNPVYGNLAQCSTVSASDSDQTEQLSTASVYMQDSLHLTDQWILVGGLRYQYYDLYAGKGRPFNANTDSNGDALIPNGGIVYKLTPQISLYANAARTFRPQSSISSYYGNLDPEEGTSYEIGSKFELLDGLSANVALFSARKKNVAYSETIGGESVVKTAGLVRSQGLEVDVAGQLTDHWQAIVSYGYTDAKVLEDPDYAGKQLPNVARHTGSLSVAYDVGDIGGDGNSLKVGGGIRAVGKRAGINSNSYFLPGYAVVDLFAAYTFNFERPLTLQVNLKNIFDKTYYTSSIGSTNYANQVGEPFNVTVRASVKF
- a CDS encoding ABC-F family ATP-binding cassette domain-containing protein, which produces MIRIENISKQNSHRLLFIEASAALNKGEKIGLVGPNGAGKTTLFRMITGEELPDEGQVATEKGVTIGYFNQDVGEMSGRSAVAEVMDGAGPVSTVAAELRELEGAMSDPDRMDEMDAIIERYGEVQARYEELDGYALEGRAREVLDGLSFSQEMMDGDVGKLSGGWKMRVALARILLMRPDVMLLDEPSNHLDLESLIWLESFLKNYDGALLMTSHDREFMNRIVTKIIEIDGGSLTSYSGDYGFYEGQRAQNEKQQQAQFERQQAMLAKEIKFIERFKARASHAAQVQSRVKKLDKIDRVEPPRRRQTVAFDFLPAPRSGDDVINIKNVHKAYGSRTIYQGLDFMVRRRERWCIMGINGAGKSTLLKLVAGTTEPDQGTVSIGASVKLGYFAQHAMDVLDGDSTVLQWLEESFPKAGQAPLRALAGCFGFSGDDVEKRCRVLSGGEKARLVMAAMLFDPPNLLVLDEPTNHLDLDTKEMLIKALSAYEGTMLFVSHDRHFLAALSNRVLELTPDGIHQYGGGYTEYVERTGQEAPGLHAA